A DNA window from Amycolatopsis sp. DSM 110486 contains the following coding sequences:
- a CDS encoding putative hydro-lyase gives MSPAESREAFRGGLRVPTAGWAPGYAQANMIIVPREYAYDALLFGQRNPKPCPIIGVTDTGSPHTDLAPGADLRTDVGAYRVWRDGELVDEPDDVLEYWNDDLVTFLIGCSYTFETPMVAAGIEVRHISKGQNVSMYKTSRECAPAGRLSGPMVVSMRPIAADRVADAVRISGQFPSVHGAPVHIGAPEALGIEDLSKPDFGDPVEIREGEVPVFWACGVTPQAAIMRSKPPFAITHAPGYMFVTDVPDYTYAV, from the coding sequence CTGAGCCCGGCCGAATCCCGCGAAGCCTTCCGCGGCGGCCTGCGCGTGCCGACCGCAGGCTGGGCGCCGGGCTACGCCCAGGCCAACATGATCATCGTGCCGCGCGAATACGCCTACGACGCGCTCCTGTTCGGCCAGCGCAACCCCAAGCCGTGCCCGATCATCGGCGTCACCGACACCGGCAGCCCCCACACCGACCTCGCGCCGGGTGCCGACCTGCGCACCGACGTCGGCGCCTACCGCGTCTGGCGCGACGGCGAGCTGGTCGACGAGCCGGACGACGTGCTGGAGTACTGGAACGACGACCTCGTCACGTTCCTCATCGGCTGCAGCTACACGTTCGAGACGCCCATGGTCGCCGCGGGCATCGAGGTTCGCCACATCAGCAAGGGCCAGAACGTCTCGATGTACAAGACTTCCCGCGAGTGCGCCCCCGCGGGCCGCCTGAGCGGTCCCATGGTCGTCTCGATGCGCCCGATCGCCGCAGACCGCGTCGCCGACGCCGTGCGCATCTCCGGCCAGTTCCCGTCCGTGCACGGCGCGCCGGTCCACATCGGAGCGCCCGAAGCCCTCGGTATCGAGGACCTGTCGAAGCCGGACTTCGGTGACCCGGTGGAGATCCGCGAGGGCGAGGTGCCGGTGTTCTGGGCGTGCGGCGTGACCCCGCAGGCCGCGATCATGCGGTCGAAGCCGCCGTTCGCGATCACGCACGCGCCGGGGTACATGTTCGTCACGGACGTGCCGGACTACACGTACGCCGTGTGA
- a CDS encoding prolyl oligopeptidase family serine peptidase, whose product MQISEFGSWATPFTADLITQSAVRVTDVRADGRAVVWSEARPAEGGRVQLVRREADGSTADLLPDGFGARTSVHEYGGADWWVRDGVVWFANWADQRLYRLDRDGEPEAVTPEPEVPRGDRYADGDLTADGTRLAVVREHHPKTSRGAADVRNEIVLLTEGAEPEVLVSGPDFVASPRFSPDAGKLAWVAWDHPNMPWDSTELRVRDLATGEETVVAGGPGESVSEPRWHADGTLYFLSDRTGWWNLYRLGESGTVEPVVVLDAEIGVPAWGLGTGRYVVLADHRVVFARWSGGIDGLALASPDGTVTDLDTPFTAISVLRPSGGDELLLIAGSPTAEPSVYTLTAEGKVATVREPRDTGIGAEYVSAPEAIDFPSGERVSHALFYPPANPDFEGPAGSKPPVVVVVHGGPTSHAVPVLSPAIQYWTSRGFGVVDVNYAGSTGFGRAYREELHGTWGILDVADCIAAVRWLAAEGRVDGDKLLIRGGSAGGYTVLAALSRADTPFAAGTDLFGVADLQALAADTHKFESRYLDRLIGPYPELRDVYLDRSPIQHVDAFTQPLLVLQGADDPVVPPNQSELIVDALRSRKVPVAYLLFEGEQHGFRRAENIRRALDAELSFYSQILGFDLPEGEAIEPVEVENLRP is encoded by the coding sequence GTGCAGATCTCCGAGTTCGGTTCCTGGGCCACGCCGTTCACCGCCGACCTGATCACGCAGAGCGCCGTGCGCGTCACGGATGTGCGCGCCGACGGGCGGGCCGTGGTGTGGTCGGAGGCGAGGCCTGCGGAGGGTGGGCGGGTGCAGCTCGTGCGGCGGGAAGCCGACGGGAGCACCGCCGACCTGCTGCCGGACGGGTTCGGGGCGCGGACGTCGGTACACGAGTACGGCGGGGCCGACTGGTGGGTGCGCGACGGCGTGGTGTGGTTCGCCAACTGGGCCGATCAGCGGCTGTACCGCCTCGACCGCGACGGCGAGCCGGAAGCCGTCACCCCCGAGCCCGAGGTCCCGCGCGGCGATCGGTACGCCGACGGCGACCTGACCGCCGACGGGACGCGCCTGGCCGTGGTGCGGGAGCACCACCCGAAAACGAGCCGGGGCGCGGCCGACGTGCGCAACGAGATCGTGCTGCTCACCGAAGGAGCCGAGCCCGAGGTGCTCGTGTCCGGCCCGGACTTCGTCGCGAGCCCGCGCTTCTCGCCCGACGCGGGGAAGCTCGCGTGGGTCGCGTGGGACCACCCGAACATGCCGTGGGACTCGACCGAGCTGCGCGTGCGCGACCTGGCCACCGGCGAGGAGACCGTGGTCGCGGGCGGGCCGGGGGAGTCGGTGTCCGAGCCGCGGTGGCACGCCGATGGCACGCTGTACTTCCTGTCCGACCGCACCGGCTGGTGGAACCTCTACCGGCTCGGCGAGAGCGGCACCGTCGAGCCGGTGGTCGTGCTCGACGCCGAGATCGGCGTGCCGGCCTGGGGCCTGGGCACGGGCCGGTACGTGGTGCTGGCCGACCACCGCGTGGTGTTCGCCCGCTGGTCCGGCGGCATCGACGGGCTCGCCCTCGCGAGCCCGGACGGCACCGTGACCGACCTCGACACCCCGTTCACCGCGATCAGCGTGCTGCGCCCGTCCGGCGGCGACGAGCTGCTCCTCATCGCCGGCTCGCCCACCGCCGAGCCGAGCGTGTACACGCTGACCGCCGAGGGCAAGGTCGCCACCGTGCGAGAACCCCGCGACACCGGGATCGGCGCCGAGTACGTGTCCGCGCCCGAGGCGATCGACTTCCCGTCGGGCGAGCGCGTGTCCCACGCGTTGTTCTACCCGCCCGCGAACCCGGACTTCGAGGGTCCCGCGGGGTCGAAGCCGCCGGTCGTCGTGGTCGTCCACGGTGGACCGACGTCGCACGCGGTTCCCGTGCTGTCGCCGGCGATCCAGTACTGGACCAGCCGCGGGTTCGGTGTCGTGGACGTGAACTACGCCGGCTCCACCGGCTTCGGCCGCGCCTACCGCGAGGAACTCCACGGCACGTGGGGAATCCTCGACGTCGCCGACTGCATCGCGGCCGTACGCTGGCTCGCCGCCGAAGGCCGCGTCGACGGTGACAAGCTCCTCATCCGGGGCGGCTCGGCCGGCGGATACACCGTGCTGGCCGCCCTTTCGCGTGCGGACACGCCCTTCGCCGCCGGCACCGATCTCTTCGGCGTCGCCGACCTCCAGGCATTGGCGGCCGACACGCACAAGTTCGAGAGCCGCTACCTCGACCGCCTGATCGGCCCGTATCCCGAGCTGCGCGACGTGTACCTCGACCGCTCGCCGATCCAGCACGTCGACGCCTTCACCCAGCCTCTGCTCGTGCTGCAGGGCGCCGACGACCCCGTCGTGCCGCCCAACCAGTCGGAGCTCATCGTCGACGCCCTGCGCTCGCGCAAGGTGCCCGTCGCCTACCTCCTCTTCGAAGGCGAGCAGCACGGCTTCCGCCGCGCGGAGAACATCCGCCGGGCCCTCGACGCGGAGCTGAGCTTCTACAGCCAGATCCTCGGCTTCGACCTCCCCGAGGGCGAGGCCATCGAGCCGGTCGAGGTGGAGAACCTCCGGCCGTAG